The DNA sequence CTAAGGTTAATTTCAGCTATCAAGGGCAGTTCTATACGATTGTCAAATTTTAAGGTATATCCCGGTGAAGAACCGGTATTTAGCGAGGATCTAATTTACGTAAAGCTTACACACGAAAGACAAATAGGTAATCAAACCTATCCATCCGGCTCAAGCATTGTTATGAACTATAGCTATGAACCAGTTTCCCATAGTTTGTAACAGGCTACACCGAGCTATTCTAAAAAGGTTAAACACTGATTATACGGATATTTTAAAAACCCTCGATGAGGCTGTATGTTAGACCGTCAAATAACTGACAGAATTCGCATTTAGAAAACCATTTTTTCCATGAGCAACCTCTATTTTACTATGGACAAAAAGTATTAGGATATATGATATGACCGATACTTACTGTTTTATAAACAAATGGATGGAAGTCATGAAAAAGTATTTTGCAGAATTAATTGGTACATTTTGGTTGGTGCTTGGAGGATGCGGAAGTGCCGTTTTAGCAGCAGCTTTCCCTAATGTAGGAATCGGTCTTTTAGGAGTCTCTTTTGCTTTCGGTCTTACCGTATTAACTATGGCTTATGCAATAGGCCATATTTCCGGCTGCCACTTAAACCCGGCCATTACAATAGGACTAACATTAGCAGGAAGAGCTGATAAAAAAGATTTGTTTCCTTATATCCTTGCACAGGTTATAGGAGGAATCCTGGGAGCTGCCATACTCTACCTGATAGCAAGCGGTGCATCCGGTTTCAATCTTTCAGCAGGTTTTGCCAGTAACGGATTTGGAGAACACTCACCCGGTCAGTATTCCTTAGTAGCCGGATTCATTGTCGAGTTAGTTATGACAGCCGTATTTCTTTTTGTAATTATGGGAGCAACTGACGAGCGGGCACCCGCAGGTTTCGCACCAATAGCCATAGGACTTTGTTTGACACTCATTCACCTGATAAGCATCCCGGTAACAAATACCTCGGTTAATCCGGCAAGGTCTACCGCTATGGCAGTATTTGTAGGTGGATGGGCAGTATCCCAACTCTGGTTATTCTGGTTAGCACCTATCATCGGGGGAGTAATCGGTTCCCTGACATACAAATTTATTGCAAGCAAAGACTGATAAAGTTATATAGTGTAAAGTAATAATTACACTATAATTAAATCATAAGCTTTATTAGTTATATTCTATTTCCCTACTATAGTTTTATCACTTGCTCTTTTATTTATGCGATTCATTCTATCCAAGTCTGATTTGCTTTTCCCTGAACCGGAGGATTTTTACGCTGAGCCAGGCTGAAGTGAACCCTCCGACTCAGAGAAAATAGAAGAGTAAGCTTGAATCCTATAAAACCCACTACTTGTAGTGAGTAGCGAAGCGTATCAAACTACGGTCCGGATACACAACATACATAGAAGAAATTGTACTTAGTGTAGTATATACTTATTATAAAATCAATATTTAAAAGCATTTGGTTCTTATCCTCTTTGGTATTTTTTCCTATAGAATTCAATTCTGATAAAAGAAATTCATCAATATTATTATATTTAGCTATTGGATTTGAATTAACTGGTTTAACGGGCAATCTTAATTCTTCGATATCAATAAATCCTTTAGGATCATAATTGTGCTCAAGCACCGCGTTTTCTTTCACGAAGTAAGTGTGGTTATCTTCCACCTCATCTCTGTATTCCTGTTCTACCGACAGTACCTCCATGGAGTTACCATCTGCAAGGACGGAACGGTCGCCGGGCCTTATGTCTGGAAGCTATCTCCAAAACTATCCATAGCTTTGTCCAAAAAGCTTCTATCATCCTTGCCTTCAAACCTTGTTGTATCGTGAGCTTCATCTTTTTTGCCGGCTTTCAGGGTAGTGCTAAACCGCCACCCTGGGGAAACCTTATAATGAATAAGCTTCCTCGAACACTGTGCTTCGATACAGGCTGTCGCCTTACTCAACAACCATGTCCGAAGTGCCGGGCTAAAGCCCTCAGAGACGTTTCCCTCTCATCTGCTAATTTAGCATATTCTTCATTACTTTTTAACTCCGCGTCTGTTTTGAAGCCTTTTCCTTTTGCATTATTTATACTGGCTTCTTTTAAATTCTTACCCGCTTCCTTAATTTT is a window from the Leptospiraceae bacterium genome containing:
- the aqpZ gene encoding aquaporin Z; the encoded protein is MKKYFAELIGTFWLVLGGCGSAVLAAAFPNVGIGLLGVSFAFGLTVLTMAYAIGHISGCHLNPAITIGLTLAGRADKKDLFPYILAQVIGGILGAAILYLIASGASGFNLSAGFASNGFGEHSPGQYSLVAGFIVELVMTAVFLFVIMGATDERAPAGFAPIAIGLCLTLIHLISIPVTNTSVNPARSTAMAVFVGGWAVSQLWLFWLAPIIGGVIGSLTYKFIASKD